The following are encoded in a window of Candidatus Neomarinimicrobiota bacterium genomic DNA:
- a CDS encoding amidohydrolase: MIKLFSILFICVVAFGCARSEADKLFINAIIYTLNSANDTAGALAVRDGKILFIGSLDDAYEHTGDNTETIDLKGYTLIPGLTDAHAHVEGTGKFLQTLSFLGTGSAEEIAEIVRKAALRTPKGEWIEGRGWDQNDWEIKKFPASDLLDEAAPENPVVFSRVDGHAYWVNQTVLDLAGINSDTPDPDGGRIVRRPGSNEPSGILIDNAQTLVDDVKPEPSKELKKKRIIQALSHALKLGITTLHDPGSDSDNIDIYMELGAEGRLNPRIYAMLDDDDELKEKYYDIGPQIGLFDNHLNIRTLKFYADGALGSRGALLLEPYSDEPGNRGLRLTPETELRSSFRKGIDHGFQLSIHAIGDAGNRLVLDLIEEMSATELKNDHRTRIEHAQTISLDDIPRFKELGVIPSMQPTHCTSDMYWAEDRLGPDRIKGAYAWRKLVDTGVVIPGGSDSPVESLSPLWGIYAAVTRQDHDSYPEGGWYPEERMTIEEAVRMYTSWAAYASFEEKLKGSLEAGKLADFTLLSKDIFKEEPAALLQTKVLMTVVGGEIRYNDLLKSGEVMLAKGLK; this comes from the coding sequence ATGATTAAACTCTTTTCCATACTATTCATCTGCGTTGTCGCATTCGGATGCGCCAGAAGCGAGGCGGATAAACTGTTCATCAATGCAATTATTTATACTCTCAATTCCGCAAACGACACGGCGGGCGCTTTAGCTGTCAGGGACGGCAAGATATTATTCATAGGAAGTCTGGATGACGCATACGAACACACCGGGGATAATACGGAGACTATCGATCTGAAAGGATACACCCTGATTCCGGGACTGACCGATGCTCACGCACACGTCGAAGGAACAGGAAAATTCCTTCAAACGTTGAGCTTTCTCGGAACCGGAAGCGCCGAAGAGATAGCCGAAATCGTCAGAAAAGCGGCTCTGCGAACTCCCAAGGGAGAATGGATCGAGGGACGGGGATGGGATCAAAACGATTGGGAGATAAAAAAATTCCCTGCTTCGGATCTGCTCGATGAAGCCGCACCCGAAAATCCCGTGGTCTTCAGCCGCGTGGATGGTCACGCCTACTGGGTGAATCAAACTGTGCTCGACCTCGCAGGGATAAACTCGGACACTCCGGACCCCGACGGGGGACGAATAGTCCGCCGCCCGGGTTCAAACGAACCTTCCGGCATCCTGATAGATAATGCGCAGACTCTTGTCGATGACGTGAAGCCCGAACCTTCAAAAGAGTTAAAAAAGAAGAGGATAATTCAGGCGTTATCTCATGCTCTGAAATTGGGAATAACGACGCTGCACGACCCCGGCTCGGATTCGGACAACATTGACATCTACATGGAGCTGGGAGCGGAAGGGAGATTGAATCCAAGGATCTATGCCATGCTCGATGATGATGATGAACTGAAAGAAAAATATTACGACATAGGTCCTCAAATCGGATTATTCGATAACCACCTTAATATCCGGACACTGAAGTTTTATGCCGACGGAGCGCTCGGTTCACGCGGAGCTTTGCTCTTAGAACCTTATTCCGACGAACCCGGAAACAGAGGCTTGCGTTTGACACCGGAAACCGAACTCCGGAGCTCTTTCAGGAAAGGAATAGATCACGGTTTTCAGCTGTCCATTCATGCTATCGGAGATGCCGGTAATCGGCTGGTTCTTGACCTGATAGAAGAGATGTCCGCGACCGAATTGAAAAACGATCATCGCACCCGCATCGAACACGCTCAGACCATTTCGCTGGATGACATTCCGAGATTCAAAGAACTCGGGGTGATACCGTCGATGCAGCCGACTCACTGCACTTCGGATATGTACTGGGCTGAGGACAGGTTGGGGCCCGATAGGATTAAAGGCGCATATGCGTGGAGAAAACTTGTCGACACGGGTGTCGTCATACCGGGAGGCTCCGACTCTCCGGTCGAATCGCTCAGCCCGTTATGGGGTATTTACGCTGCCGTCACCAGACAGGACCACGACTCCTATCCGGAGGGCGGATGGTACCCGGAAGAAAGAATGACCATCGAAGAAGCAGTCAGGATGTACACTTCCTGGGCTGCTTACGCATCGTTCGAAGAAAAACTTAAGGGCAGTCTCGAAGCAGGAAAGCTTGCTGATTTTACTCTGTTGTCGAAGGATATCTTTAAAGAAGAACCGGCTGCACTGCTTCAAACGAAAGTCTTGATGACTGTTGTGGGCGGCGAGATTCGATACAATGACTTACTGAAGAGCGGTGAAGTGATGTTGGCGAAAGGTTTGAAATAA